The Lagopus muta isolate bLagMut1 chromosome 4, bLagMut1 primary, whole genome shotgun sequence genome has a window encoding:
- the EGR4 gene encoding early growth response protein 4 → MLNVMDFSCSDPLYSKYEESCEMKAGDLQGLGQPEQQLLEEAEFLGGELLEYPPLGSQLSPSLSYTGSFFIKAVPEHPQDQESLFNLMSGILGISPFAPSEGHQRHLDALYPCPEVAPNQMDIYPSCQPEMNGSMQAPFAEQSYGSFPSADAVHPLQPQPSLGTTSQCFFESKLLDTKQDIKLPSSSTALDKFKAPCAQWEPITPHQPFLPTGFHPTETFPAGESGQAMFHPLGSKMENTLTISCQAELGSLTEDPGCFPSTNLGFGCEPENFADTKIQNLPAQLMPEFDSSLAQPDVLPGLMGSTEILHPHPSPSVPPTDFLGHPVPTSVPSLLPTPPTLAEPKKKTRRTKCSSKCFCPKPHEKAFACPVENCVRSFARSDELNRHLRIHTGHKPFQCRICLRNFSRSDHLTTHIRTHTGEKPFSCDTCGRRFARSDEKKRHSKVHLKQKARTEEKLKGLGFFSVGLSFGTL, encoded by the exons ATGCTCAACGTGATGGATTTCTCCTGCTCGGACCCGTTGTATTCCAAGTACGAGGAGAGCTGCGAGATGAAAGCCGGGGACCTGCAGGGCTTGGGGCAGCCTGAGCAGCAACTTCTGGAAGAGGCCGAATTCCTCGGAG GTGAGCTGCTGGAATACccccccctgggcagccagctGTCCCCCTCGCTCAGCTACACCGGCAGCTTCTTCATCAAGGCTGTGCCTGAGCACCCCCAGGACCAGGAGTCCCTCTTCAACCTGATGTCAGGGATCTTGGGCATCTCCCCCTTCGCCCCCTCTGAAGGCCACCAAAGACACCTGGATGCGCTCTATCCCTGTCCTGAGGTGGCACCCAACCAGATGGACATCTATCCCAGCTGCCAGCCTGAAATGAATGGCTCCATGCAAGCCCCCTTCGCCGAGCAGAGCTACGGCAGCTTCCCCTCTGCGGACGCCGTGCACCCgctgcagcctcagccctcGTTGGGAACCACCTCCCAGTGCTTCTTCGAGAGCAAGCTGCTGGACACCAAGCAGGACATCAAGCTGCCCTCCAGCTCCACAGCGCTGGATAAGTTCAAAGCCCCCTGTGCCCAGTGGGAGCCCATCACCCCACATCAACCCTTCCTGCCCACTGGCTTCCATCCCACCGAGACCTTCCCAGCGGGGGAGAGCGGCCAGGCCATGTTCCATCCATTGGGCTCCAAGATGGAAAACACGCTGACCATCAGCTGCCAGGCAGAGCTCGGAAGCCTCACGGAGGATCCTGGCTGTTTCCCCAGCACCAATTTGGGTTTTGGCTGTGAGCCGGAGAACTTTGCTGATACCAAAATCCAGAACCTCCCTGCCCAGCTGATGCCTGAGTTCGACTCTTCCTTGGCACAACCCGACGTCCTTCCAGGTCTGATGGGCTCCACCGAGatcctccatccccatccctcgCCTTCGGTGCCCCCCACGGACTTTTTAGGCCACCCTGTGCCAACCTCCgtcccctccctgctgcccacccctcCTACCTTAGCCGAGCCCAAGAAGAAGACGCGCCGCACCAAGTGCTCTTCCAAATGCTTCTGCCCCAAACCCCACGAGAAAGCCTTTGCCTGCCCAGTGGAGAACTGCGTGCGGAGCTTCGCCCGCTCCGATGAGCTCAACCGGCACCTGCGCATCCACACGGGCCACAAACCCTTCCAGTGCCGCATCTGCCTGCGCAACTTCAGCCGCAGCGACCACCTCACCACCCACATCCGCACTCACACGGGTGAGAAGCCCTTCTCCTGTGACACCTGCGGGCGGCGCTTCGCCCGTAGCGATGAAAAGAAGCGACACAGCAAAGTCCACCTGAAGCAGAAAGCGCGGACGGAGGAGAAGCTCAAAGGCTTGGGGTTCTTCTCGGTGGGTCTCTCCTTCGGCACGCTGTGA
- the FBXO41 gene encoding F-box only protein 41, whose product MASLDLPYRCPRCGEHKRFRSLSSLRAHLEYNHTYETLYVLSKTNSICDAAVFPLAADGALLTPAARRDYFESTSFQGKEQRFSCDLVPAEELEPAPSSSPSPRYVHEIEIPLTEIFTRGKAVAPAPTPPAAMDAAYEEGLARLKIRAFEKLEVDKRLEKLTEEVEQKIASQVGRLQVELDRKSSELEKAKQESLRLSREKQELEDRASELSRQVDVSVEMLASLKQDLVQKEQELTRKQQEVLQIDQFLKETAAREANAKVRLQHFIEELLDRADRAEKQLQIISSSCGTTPNGSLGRCGTPGAKAAGRAVPTRAQRDRHPGLGAAVHGPYAIPNQRSSSSTGASSRAKAVSQSSGCYDSDSAEPCPTDDTADGHPYAARDGGRGSGLRRQAIQNWHRRPYRNSTEGEEGDVSDVGSRTTESEAEGWEPEVPGIAASRPAGSCRLTARSEGAMSKGGRMERGSPGHCSEVISPEILKMRAALFCIFTYLDTKTLLRAAEVCKDWKFVARHPAVWTRVLLENARVSSKFLAMLSQWCTQMHSLTLQNLKPRQRGKKESKEDYMKSTRGCLEAGLESLLKATGSNLLILRISHCPNVLTDRSLWLASCYCRALQAVTYRSSTDPVGHEVIWALGAGCRDIISLQVAPLHPCQQPTRFSNRCLQMIGRCWPHLRALGIGGAGCGVQGLASLARNCMRLQVLELDHVAEINQEVAAEMCREGLKGLEMLVLTSTPVTPKALLHFNSVCRNLKSIVVQVGIVDYFKEPHSPEAKKMFEEMVNKLQALRKRPGFSKILHIKVEGGC is encoded by the exons ATGGCCTCGTTGGACCTGCCCTACAGGTGTCCGCGGTGCGGGGAGCACAAGCGTTTCCGCAGCCTCTCCTCGCTGCGGGCACACCTGGAGTACAACCACACCTATGAAACCCTCTACGTCCTCTCCAAGACCAACAGCATCTGCGATGCCGCCGTCTTCCCGCTGGCCGCCGACGGGGCCTTGTTGACACCGGCTGCCCGGCGGGATTACTTTGAGAGCACCTCTTTCCAAGGCAAAGAGCAGCGCTTCTCCTGCGACCTCGTCCCCGCCGAAGAGTTGGAGCCGGCTCCATCTTCCTCCCCTTCGCCTCGTTATGTCCACGAGATTGAGATCCCACTGACTGAGATCTTCACCCGGGGCAAGGCTGTGGCTCCAGCCCCAACGCCGCCAGCCGCTATGGATGCAGCCTACGAGGAAGGCTTGGCTCGCTTGAAGATCCGCGCCTTCGAGAAGCTGGAGGTGGACAAGAGGCTGGAGAAGCTGACGGAGGAGGTGGAGCAGAAGATCGCCTCGCAGGTCGGCCGGCTCCAGGTGGAGTTGGATCGCAAGAGCTCGGAGCTGGAGAAAGCCAAGCAGGAGAGCCTGAGGCTCAGCCGGgagaagcaggagctggaggaccGTGCATCCGAGCTGTCCCGCCAGGTGGATGTCAGCGTGGAGATGCTGGCCTCGCTCAAGCAGGACCTGgtgcagaaggagcaggagcTCACCCGCAAGCAGCA ggaggtgctgcagatCGACCAGTTCCTGAAGGAGACGGCCGCCCGCGAGGCCAACGCCAAGGTGCGCCTGCAGCACTTCATTGAGGAGCTGCTGGATCGGGCGGACCGGGCTGAGAAGCAGCTTCAGAtcatcagcagcagctgtggaacGACTCCGAACGGCAGTTTGGGACGCTGCGGAACACCAGGCGCTAAGGCTGCCGGCCGAGCAGTACCCACAAGGGCACAG AGAGACCGGCAcccagggctgggggcagccgTGCATGGCCCCTATGCCATTCCCAACCAGCGCTCCTCTTCCAGCACTGG GGCTTCGAGCCGGGCCAAAGCGGTGTCGCAGAGCTCGGGCTGCTACGACAGCGACAGCGCAGAGCCGTGTCCCACCGACGACACCGCTGATGGACATCCGTACGCGGCGCGGGACGGCGGTCGGGGCTCAGGGCTGCGGCGTCAAGCCATCCAAAATTGGCATCGCAGACCCTACCGCAACAGCACGGAGGGCGAGGAGGGTGATGTGTCCGACGTGGGATCCCGCACCACTGAGTCAGAAGCTGAGGGCTGGGAGCCGGAGGTGCCTGGCATCGCCGCATCCCGGCCCGCTGGCAGCTGTCGGCTGACGG CCAGGTCCGAGGGGGCTATGAGCAAGGGGGGCCGGATGGAGAGGGGCAGCCCGGGTCACTGCAGCGAGGTGATCAGCCCTGAGATCCTCAAGATGCGGGCAGCGCTCTTCTGCATCTTCACCTACCTGGACACCAAGACCCTGCTGCGGGCGGCTGAGGTGTGCAAGGACTGGAAGTTTGTGGCCCGGCACCCGGCCGTGTGGACGCGGGTGCTGCTGGAGAATGCCAGGGTCTCCTCCAAG TTCCTGGCCATGCTGTCCCAGTGGTGCACCCAGATGCACTCCCTCACACTCCAAAACCTCAAGCCACGCCAGAGGGGGAAGAAGGAGAGCAAGGAGGACTACATGAAGAGCACGCG GGGCTGCCTGGAAGCCGGCTTGGAGTCCCTGCTGAAGGCGACGGGCAGCAACCTGCTGATCCTACGCATCTCACACTGCCCCAACGTGCTGACCGACCGCTCGCTCTGGCTGGCCAGCTGCTACTGCCGGGCCTTGCAGGCTGTCACGTACCG GAGCTCTACAGACCCCGTGGGTCATGAAGTCATCTGGGCCCTCggggcaggctgcagggacaTCATCTCTCTCCAGGTTGCACCTCTGCATCCCTG ccagcagccaacACGTTTCAGCAACCGCTGCCTTCAGATGATTGGGAGGTGCTGGCCACATCTGCGGGCGCTGGGCATTGgtggggcaggctgtggtgTCCAGGGCCTGGCATCCTTAG CCCGAAACTGCATGAGGCTGCAGGTCCTGGAGCTGGACCACGTGGCAGAGATCAACCAAGAGGTTGCGGCAGAGATGTGTCGAGAGGGGCTGAAGGGCTTGGAGATGTTGGTGCTGACCTCCACACCCGTCACCCCCAAAGCCCTGCTGCATTTCAACA GTGTGTGCCGGAACCTGAAGTCCATCGTCGTACAGGTGGGCATTGTGGACTACTTCAAGGAGCCCCACAGCCCCGAAGCCAAGAAGATGTTTGAAGAAATGGTGAACAAACTCCAG GCCCTGAGGAAAAGACCCGGCTTCTCCAAGATCTTACACATCAAGGTGGAAGGAGGCTGCTAG